From uncultured Desulfobacter sp.:
GATCACGGCTGCTAACCGTAAAAGCCAGGGTGCGCAGTTCACCATCCGGTTGCCCCTTGTGAACACCAACAGCGATGAGGAATAAAAGATGACACCCAATATTCTTGTGGTGGATGATGAAAAGGATATGCCCCGCCTTCTCCAACGCACCCTTGAACCGGAACTGAACTGCCGGGTGACCATGGCATTTTCCGGTGAAATGGCCTTGAACATCCTTGGACTGGCTGACACGAGCTTTGATCTTGTGATCAGTGACATCCGCATGCCGAAAATGGATGGGTTTGATCTTCTGGAACAATTGAAACAACGGTATCCGGATCTCACTGTGGTCATGCTCACTGCTTACGGCAATATCGAATCTGCTGTGACAGCTATTAAAAAAGGTGCTTACGATTTCATTGCCAAGCCCTTTGAGCAGGATGAAATCATTTTTAAGATCCGGAAAGCCTTGGAACGCAGCCGACTTATATCCGAAAACCGCCGGCTCCAGAAAGCCTGCCGGACCGATCCCCTGCCCTTGATCGGAAAAAGCCCTGCCATGCGTAAAGTATTTGAAAAGATAGGTTTAATCGCGGACTCTGATGTCACAGTCCTGATCACCGGGGAATCCGGAACGGGCAAGGATCTGACCGCAAGATCCATTCATGCACTTAGCCCTCGGAAAAATAAACCATATATCCCAATAAACTGCCCCACCATCCCCGAACATATCCTTGAAAGTGAATTATTCGGGTATAAAAAAGGCGCGTTCACCAATGCCTACCGGGATAAAACAGGACTTTTCCAGGAAGCCGACCACGGCACCATTTTTCTGGATGAAATAGGAGATGTGGGCCCCAGCATCCAAACCAAGCTTTTAAGAGTGATCCAGGAAAAGGAGGTCAAACCTCTGGGCGACACCCGGGTGGAGCATGTGGATGTCAGGATCATCGCCTCCACCAACCAGGATCTGCAGCAGAAAATAAAAGACAAGGAGTTCAGGGAAGATTTTTTCTATCGGCTTTCGG
This genomic window contains:
- a CDS encoding sigma-54 dependent transcriptional regulator produces the protein MTPNILVVDDEKDMPRLLQRTLEPELNCRVTMAFSGEMALNILGLADTSFDLVISDIRMPKMDGFDLLEQLKQRYPDLTVVMLTAYGNIESAVTAIKKGAYDFIAKPFEQDEIIFKIRKALERSRLISENRRLQKACRTDPLPLIGKSPAMRKVFEKIGLIADSDVTVLITGESGTGKDLTARSIHALSPRKNKPYIPINCPTIPEHILESELFGYKKGAFTNAYRDKTGLFQEADHGTIFLDEIGDVGPSIQTKLLRVIQEKEVKPLGDTRVEHVDVRIIASTNQDLQQKIKDKEFREDFFYRLSVITIELPPLKERVTDIPLLCDHLLAKNCEKLNKPAKHLSESVMDLLMKHPWPGNVRELENVIIQGILYSSSDTIGLADIPIDKNGANDCVCMDFGTDMGQLTYKEAKENTLTQFNHNYIGAMLSMTKGNITQAARRCAMDRQALQQIMKRYAIDPKKFRKKPS